The following are encoded in a window of Sutcliffiella horikoshii genomic DNA:
- a CDS encoding ABC transporter ATP-binding protein: MSNQTLLEVKNLKQYFPIKGGIFGRTVNHVKAVDDISFSVKEGETVSIVGESGCGKSTTGRAILRLDNPYSGEVSFQGEDLLALSKSQMRKKRKDLQIIFQDPYASLNPRQTVSDILEEALEIQNVVPRKDRRKKIVELLETVGIGAHQVDRHPHEFSGGQRQRIGIARALSVDPKLIVCDEAVSALDVSIQAQVLNLLKRLQREFNLTYLFISHDLGVVRHISDRIIVMYLGKIVEIADKDALFANPQHPYTKALLSAIPSTDLGKKKERIILKGDVPSPIDPPAGCRFHTRCPYAFDRCRTEEPKLHGIPGVNQQSACHLVEDGAVDFSQLKTNY, translated from the coding sequence ATGAGTAATCAAACATTATTAGAAGTAAAAAACCTTAAACAATACTTTCCTATTAAAGGCGGAATCTTTGGAAGGACGGTTAACCATGTCAAAGCAGTAGACGACATCAGTTTTTCCGTTAAAGAAGGGGAAACAGTCAGTATCGTTGGAGAATCCGGGTGCGGAAAATCCACGACCGGCCGTGCGATCCTTCGTCTGGACAATCCTTATTCCGGAGAAGTGAGTTTCCAAGGAGAAGATTTACTTGCTCTAAGTAAATCCCAGATGAGAAAGAAGCGTAAGGATCTACAAATCATTTTCCAAGATCCATATGCATCCTTGAACCCTCGTCAAACAGTCAGTGATATTCTAGAGGAAGCACTAGAAATCCAAAACGTTGTGCCACGTAAAGACCGCCGTAAAAAAATTGTGGAATTGCTTGAAACGGTTGGAATCGGTGCCCATCAGGTTGATCGCCATCCGCATGAGTTCAGTGGAGGCCAACGTCAACGTATTGGTATTGCCCGCGCGTTATCTGTTGATCCAAAGCTGATTGTATGTGATGAAGCGGTATCTGCATTGGACGTTTCGATACAAGCACAGGTATTGAATTTGCTTAAAAGATTACAGCGTGAATTTAATCTGACGTATCTATTTATCTCTCATGACCTTGGGGTTGTACGTCATATATCTGATAGAATCATTGTTATGTATTTAGGTAAAATTGTGGAGATTGCTGATAAAGACGCGCTTTTTGCAAATCCACAGCATCCATACACAAAAGCATTATTATCTGCGATTCCAAGTACGGACCTTGGCAAGAAGAAAGAACGTATCATTTTAAAAGGTGATGTTCCTTCTCCAATTGACCCGCCTGCAGGATGTCGCTTTCATACGCGTTGTCCTTATGCATTCGATCGTTGCCGCACGGAAGAACCAAAGCTACATGGTATTCCAGGCGTTAACCAACAGTCTGCTTGCCACTTGGTGGAAGACGGGGCTGTTGATTTCTCTCAGTTGAAGACGAATTATTAA
- a CDS encoding glutathione ABC transporter substrate-binding protein: MQRQLRKKSKAKWMMQFLLIICLLFLAACSSNTTSNNSTNTQPDQNTNENNTEEAAETSGELTVGIEAEPTSLDPFNSTDGNSATVQSTMFEGFLRFDEKMNLVPVLATEYNFNEDATEITFTLQQGVKFHDGTDFNAEVAKENLDFVRDAENGLARASFFSFISEVTVNDEYSITIKSEEPNSAMASYMAHSSASFKSPEELKKKKEDPDHNLDRNPVGTGPFKFQEWKDSEQIVVTKNENYWNDQEQPKVDSITFLPIVEASTRVNKLKTGEVDVIFPIPTLNAKELEQEENVDLYVGSSTNVFYIGMNFKEEKYNDLKVRQAMNHAVDKDGLIAQIADGYAQVADSAIAPAVYGYAGQSVYEHDKELAKELLKEAGMEEGFKATLWTRNTTEFVSVAEYVAIQLKEVGIDVEVQAFESGTLFEMLDAGEETDLWIGRWSPGTGEADYGLRPNFASDRVPPNFNNSGFYINEELDGLFDDALRTPDQDQALSIYADIQMKIYEDAPWVFLHIPDTIIAKGKDVNGIYVLPSGGVHLNLVEKQ, encoded by the coding sequence ATGCAAAGGCAATTACGAAAAAAGAGTAAAGCAAAATGGATGATGCAGTTTTTATTAATTATCTGTCTGCTATTTCTTGCAGCGTGTAGTTCGAACACAACTAGTAATAACAGCACAAATACTCAACCAGACCAAAACACAAATGAAAATAATACAGAAGAAGCAGCAGAAACCAGTGGCGAGTTAACAGTCGGGATAGAAGCGGAACCTACGTCATTGGATCCATTTAACTCCACAGACGGTAACTCCGCAACCGTTCAAAGCACCATGTTTGAAGGGTTCTTGCGATTCGACGAAAAGATGAATCTTGTACCCGTCCTAGCGACCGAATACAACTTTAATGAAGATGCAACGGAAATTACTTTCACCCTGCAGCAGGGTGTAAAATTCCATGATGGAACAGATTTCAATGCCGAAGTGGCAAAAGAAAATCTAGACTTTGTGCGTGATGCTGAAAACGGCTTGGCACGTGCATCTTTCTTCTCTTTTATCAGTGAAGTGACAGTAAATGATGAGTACAGCATCACTATTAAATCGGAAGAGCCTAACTCTGCCATGGCATCCTATATGGCGCATTCTTCCGCATCTTTCAAATCACCGGAAGAGCTGAAAAAGAAGAAAGAAGATCCGGATCACAACCTAGACCGTAATCCTGTCGGAACTGGACCATTTAAGTTTCAAGAGTGGAAAGATAGCGAACAAATTGTTGTGACAAAGAATGAAAACTACTGGAATGACCAAGAACAACCGAAAGTCGACAGCATCACCTTCTTGCCAATTGTTGAAGCAAGTACTCGTGTAAATAAGTTGAAAACTGGTGAAGTAGATGTGATTTTCCCGATTCCTACGCTTAATGCAAAAGAACTTGAGCAGGAAGAGAATGTTGATTTATATGTGGGCTCATCGACAAACGTTTTCTATATCGGAATGAATTTTAAAGAAGAGAAATACAACGATCTAAAGGTTCGACAAGCAATGAACCATGCCGTCGATAAAGATGGGCTTATTGCGCAAATTGCGGATGGATATGCACAAGTGGCCGATTCCGCGATTGCACCTGCCGTTTATGGATATGCAGGGCAAAGTGTATATGAGCATGACAAGGAACTCGCAAAAGAATTACTAAAAGAAGCAGGAATGGAAGAAGGATTCAAAGCAACTTTGTGGACAAGAAACACAACGGAATTCGTTTCTGTTGCAGAGTATGTCGCGATTCAATTGAAAGAGGTTGGCATTGACGTGGAAGTACAGGCATTTGAAAGCGGTACGTTGTTTGAAATGTTGGATGCTGGAGAGGAAACGGATCTTTGGATCGGACGCTGGTCACCAGGAACAGGTGAGGCAGATTATGGACTACGACCAAACTTTGCTTCTGATCGAGTGCCTCCTAACTTCAATAACTCCGGCTTTTATATCAATGAGGAGTTAGACGGTCTGTTTGACGATGCGCTTCGTACTCCAGATCAGGATCAAGCTTTATCTATCTACGCTGATATCCAAATGAAAATCTATGAGGATGCTCCTTGGGTGTTCTTGCATATTCCAGATACCATCATTGCAAAAGGAAAAGATGTCAATGGAATCTATGTTCTGCCTTCAGGGGGAGTACATCTTAATTTAGTAGAAAAACAATAA
- a CDS encoding glutathione ABC transporter substrate-binding protein has protein sequence MKAKKNVFFLLLLSLMLVLSACSGGNSSTPTNGNTNAGSGDGEDVAGQEGGELVYVVPSDAPTLDPHGMNDTATTNVTTQLFDRLTAYEADGTVIPSLAESWEAVDETTWEFKLRDDVKFHDGTDFTADAVKMTIERIIDPEFASPRAVVLNMITEVVVVDDYTVQFKTEKPFAPLPAHLAHNAGSIIAPSAIEEENNGGKKVDENPVGTGPFVFGSWNRGAEIVLNKNENYWNGAPALDSVKFVVNAEQSTRVAQLEAGEAHVIQVGASDVARVEGMESAGIELTRVRGTRMDYLGFNMEKEPFNIKEVRQAISMAINKNDIVDGILDGQGVPAVGPLAPTVVGNYQDLEPLGYDVEAAKALLAEAGFEDGFETTLFVNEGSKERADIALLAQDQLSQIGIKVNIETIEWGAFLEKTGAGEHELFILGWTTVTADADYGLYALFHSSAFGAPGNRSFYANDRVDELLDLARSETDQAKRDEAYKEISEILVDEAPMVYLQHPDFIYGTNGANGLFVDFSGTPYFHGVKLN, from the coding sequence ATGAAAGCAAAAAAGAATGTGTTTTTCTTGCTTCTGCTTTCACTTATGCTAGTTCTTTCAGCATGTAGTGGCGGTAACAGCAGCACACCAACAAACGGAAACACTAATGCCGGATCCGGCGATGGTGAAGATGTTGCAGGACAAGAAGGCGGAGAATTAGTATACGTTGTTCCATCTGATGCTCCTACACTTGATCCACACGGAATGAACGATACTGCAACAACTAACGTAACAACTCAATTATTCGACCGTTTAACTGCATATGAAGCAGACGGAACTGTCATTCCTTCTTTAGCTGAATCTTGGGAAGCTGTAGATGAGACTACTTGGGAATTCAAACTTCGCGACGACGTTAAATTCCATGACGGAACTGATTTCACTGCAGATGCTGTAAAAATGACGATCGAGCGTATCATCGATCCTGAATTTGCATCTCCACGTGCAGTAGTACTTAACATGATCACAGAAGTAGTTGTAGTAGACGACTACACTGTTCAATTCAAAACAGAAAAGCCTTTCGCTCCACTACCAGCTCACTTAGCACATAACGCTGGTTCTATCATTGCTCCTTCTGCTATTGAAGAAGAAAACAACGGTGGTAAAAAAGTAGACGAAAACCCAGTAGGTACTGGTCCATTCGTATTTGGATCTTGGAACCGCGGTGCTGAAATCGTTTTAAACAAAAACGAAAACTACTGGAACGGAGCTCCTGCTCTTGATTCCGTTAAATTCGTAGTAAATGCTGAGCAGTCTACTCGTGTAGCACAACTTGAAGCTGGTGAAGCTCACGTTATCCAAGTTGGTGCTTCTGATGTTGCTCGTGTAGAAGGTATGGAAAGTGCTGGAATCGAGTTAACACGTGTTCGCGGTACTCGTATGGACTACTTAGGATTCAACATGGAAAAAGAACCTTTCAATATTAAAGAAGTACGTCAAGCTATCTCCATGGCTATCAACAAAAACGATATCGTTGACGGTATCCTTGACGGTCAAGGTGTACCTGCCGTAGGACCTCTTGCTCCTACAGTTGTTGGTAACTACCAAGATCTTGAGCCACTTGGTTATGATGTAGAAGCTGCTAAAGCACTACTTGCTGAAGCTGGATTTGAAGATGGTTTTGAAACAACTTTATTCGTAAACGAAGGATCTAAAGAGCGTGCGGACATCGCATTACTTGCTCAAGATCAGTTAAGCCAAATTGGAATCAAAGTTAACATCGAAACAATCGAATGGGGTGCTTTCCTAGAGAAAACTGGCGCTGGTGAGCACGAACTATTCATCTTAGGTTGGACTACTGTAACAGCTGACGCTGACTACGGTTTATACGCTTTATTCCACTCTTCTGCTTTCGGTGCTCCTGGTAACCGTTCATTCTACGCAAACGACCGCGTGGATGAGTTACTTGACCTAGCTCGTTCTGAGACTGATCAAGCGAAGCGTGACGAAGCTTACAAAGAGATCTCTGAGATCCTTGTAGACGAAGCTCCAATGGTTTACTTGCAACATCCTGACTTCATCTATGGAACAAACGGTGCTAATGGTCTATTCGTAGACTTCAGTGGTACTCCTTACTTCCACGGTGTGAAGCTTAACTAA
- the nikB gene encoding nickel ABC transporter permease, translating into MIQFAVRRIIGMIPILLIITIIAFLFVHLTPGDPIRIMYGAELDQETYQTLRAKEGFDQPLIVQYGTYMYNMLIQGDFGSSYRTKTEVSSEIMRRFGFTFTLTMLAMFWAILIGIFVGIISATKRNTVWDRVGMVSAITALSVPEFWFGLMVMQIFAVQLGWFPTSGSGTFAHIFLPSITLGFGVAATIVRFTRSSVLEVMREDYVRTARAKGQKESVVVWSHVLRNALIPVVTMTGLQFGFLIGGAVVVEQVFAWPGLGSYLVDSILARDYPVIQALILLFSFQFLVVNLLVDISYGFLNPQIRYD; encoded by the coding sequence ATGATTCAGTTTGCAGTCAGAAGAATTATTGGCATGATTCCAATTCTACTTATCATTACAATTATTGCTTTCCTATTTGTTCACTTAACTCCTGGGGACCCGATACGCATCATGTACGGAGCGGAATTGGATCAGGAAACATATCAAACTTTGAGAGCGAAGGAAGGGTTTGATCAACCGCTTATAGTCCAGTATGGAACTTATATGTACAACATGTTGATACAAGGGGACTTCGGTTCCTCTTACAGGACAAAAACGGAAGTGTCATCTGAAATCATGAGGCGTTTTGGCTTTACATTTACTTTGACGATGCTTGCGATGTTCTGGGCAATCCTTATTGGAATTTTTGTGGGGATTATTTCTGCTACAAAAAGAAATACGGTGTGGGACCGAGTTGGGATGGTTTCTGCGATTACAGCGCTAAGTGTTCCTGAATTTTGGTTCGGTCTGATGGTCATGCAAATATTCGCCGTACAACTGGGATGGTTTCCGACAAGTGGAAGCGGGACATTTGCTCACATTTTCCTCCCATCCATCACGCTAGGATTTGGAGTTGCAGCTACTATTGTAAGGTTTACAAGGTCAAGTGTACTTGAGGTAATGCGGGAGGATTATGTCAGGACTGCCAGAGCAAAAGGTCAGAAAGAGTCGGTTGTCGTGTGGAGTCATGTGTTAAGAAACGCACTCATCCCGGTTGTGACCATGACTGGTCTTCAGTTTGGATTCCTCATTGGGGGAGCGGTAGTAGTGGAACAAGTATTTGCTTGGCCTGGACTGGGATCATACCTTGTTGACTCCATTCTAGCGAGGGATTATCCGGTCATTCAAGCACTGATTTTACTGTTCTCTTTTCAGTTTCTGGTAGTCAATCTATTAGTAGATATTAGTTACGGATTTTTGAACCCCCAGATTAGATACGATTAA
- a CDS encoding ABC transporter permease, producing MFIYIIRRLFQTIPVMFGVTLAVFMMMHLIPGDAAQIMAGEQANPEQIEAMREKLGLNDPLYVQYFSYIGNAIQGDLGTSIRTNRDVTSEIFTSRFWITVELAIWGTILSVILGLIAGIVSATRKYTFADTSLMIVALFGISMPNFWLGIMLIYFFSVNLGVLPVAGWGNDWKQVILPVITLGTGGAAIIARMTRSSMLDVIDQDYIRTAYAKGVSDRLVIYKHALRNALIPVVTVVGLQFGGLLGGAVITETVFAINGLGRLIISSITMRDFPMVQGTILVCTILFVFVNFLVDITYRLINKRIDLN from the coding sequence ATGTTTATATATATCATTCGAAGACTTTTCCAAACGATACCGGTTATGTTTGGTGTAACGTTGGCAGTATTTATGATGATGCACTTGATTCCTGGGGATGCAGCTCAGATTATGGCCGGTGAACAGGCTAACCCGGAACAGATTGAAGCAATGCGTGAGAAATTGGGATTAAATGATCCGTTGTATGTTCAGTATTTCAGTTATATAGGAAACGCAATTCAAGGGGATTTAGGTACTTCCATCCGTACGAATCGTGATGTTACTTCAGAGATTTTCACAAGCAGGTTCTGGATTACAGTGGAACTAGCAATTTGGGGAACCATTCTTTCCGTTATTCTTGGATTGATTGCTGGTATAGTGTCAGCAACTAGAAAGTATACGTTTGCAGATACTTCCTTGATGATTGTTGCGTTGTTTGGTATTTCCATGCCTAACTTCTGGCTTGGAATCATGCTCATTTACTTCTTCTCTGTTAACTTAGGGGTCCTTCCTGTTGCAGGTTGGGGTAACGATTGGAAACAGGTGATTTTGCCGGTAATTACACTTGGAACTGGTGGAGCTGCAATTATTGCTCGTATGACTCGTTCAAGTATGTTGGATGTTATAGATCAGGATTATATCCGTACGGCTTATGCTAAAGGTGTCAGTGATAGATTGGTAATTTACAAGCATGCACTTCGCAATGCGTTAATACCGGTTGTAACGGTTGTAGGTTTGCAATTCGGTGGATTGCTTGGTGGAGCGGTTATTACAGAGACAGTTTTTGCGATAAATGGACTTGGACGTTTGATTATCAGTTCCATTACAATGCGTGACTTCCCGATGGTTCAAGGAACAATTCTTGTTTGTACGATTTTGTTCGTATTTGTAAACTTCCTGGTGGATATCACATACCGTTTAATTAACAAACGTATAGACCTTAACTAA
- a CDS encoding ABC transporter ATP-binding protein encodes MKTSKNDKILEVKGLRTSFFTDEGEVKAVDGVDFSIEKGKTLGIVGESGSGKSITSLSILRLLQEPVGRVVGGEVIFKGENLLDKTKKQMMQIRGNNVSMIFQEPMTSLNPTLTCGEQIAESVRIHQKLGRKAAWVKAVDMLRLVGIPSPEKRAKQYPFELSGGMRQRVMIAIALACNPELLIADEPTTALDVTIQAQILDLMKKLQEELGTSLMLITHDLGVVAEMCDKVAVMYCGKVVEYADVQTIFSSPKHPYTVGLLNSVPKHDQDVEGDLSVIDGSVPSPFNLPQGCRFAPRCPHAKDICRSSLPDLKETEDGDQVRCWIYTDKWEDEEVAASHE; translated from the coding sequence ATGAAAACTTCAAAGAACGATAAAATATTAGAAGTAAAAGGGTTACGCACTTCCTTCTTTACAGATGAAGGAGAAGTAAAAGCCGTTGACGGGGTTGACTTTTCCATTGAAAAAGGGAAGACCCTTGGTATTGTAGGGGAGTCAGGATCCGGTAAAAGTATCACATCTCTATCTATTTTACGTCTGCTTCAGGAACCTGTTGGTAGAGTGGTAGGGGGAGAAGTTATTTTCAAAGGGGAAAACCTTTTAGATAAAACGAAAAAACAGATGATGCAAATTCGTGGAAACAACGTATCTATGATATTCCAAGAACCGATGACATCATTGAATCCTACATTGACCTGTGGAGAGCAGATTGCAGAATCTGTTCGTATTCACCAAAAGCTTGGTCGCAAAGCTGCTTGGGTGAAAGCGGTGGATATGCTTCGTTTAGTTGGTATACCATCTCCTGAAAAGCGTGCGAAACAATATCCATTCGAACTTTCAGGCGGTATGCGTCAACGTGTGATGATCGCGATTGCGCTTGCCTGTAACCCGGAATTGTTGATTGCCGATGAGCCGACAACAGCATTGGATGTAACCATTCAAGCGCAGATTCTGGATCTAATGAAAAAATTACAAGAGGAACTTGGGACGTCGTTAATGCTGATTACCCATGACCTTGGTGTAGTCGCGGAGATGTGTGACAAGGTTGCCGTAATGTACTGCGGAAAAGTGGTAGAATATGCAGATGTTCAAACCATTTTCTCCAGCCCGAAACATCCGTACACTGTTGGTCTATTAAACTCTGTACCAAAGCATGATCAGGATGTGGAAGGGGACCTGTCTGTTATTGATGGGTCTGTGCCAAGTCCTTTCAACCTGCCACAGGGCTGCCGTTTTGCACCTCGTTGTCCACATGCAAAGGACATTTGCCGCAGTAGTTTGCCAGACTTGAAGGAAACAGAAGACGGCGATCAAGTTCGCTGCTGGATCTATACAGATAAGTGGGAAGATGAGGAGGTTGCTGCTAGCCATGAGTAA
- a CDS encoding ATP-binding protein, translating into MFENVGHVLYHVLIILFPILFYYQFLNKGALVLTKKINYRFLFIMLVMVICTMSFPIEVTEGSNYDQKLIPVILSFLYGGLVTGAIVVVSMLYYLYIIGDSNIMVMVINYFILSAILLIFRNRYSSLSLNKKVSIVSFLFLLITSTRAIRLFYLNEEKEIFLNVLVSIITWISLVTAIMIIENLNMQMQLQHELQRSEKLKVVSELAASVAHEVRNPMTSTRGFLQLMSQDDNLNGSQKRYIDISIEELDRAQSIIQDYLSLAKPNKLGMDRINVSKELEQVVQLMSTYTTLNNTSIRHEIEDELYIKANKDEMKQVLINLIKNGIEAIDKDGTVTVKASSRRGMVLIEVMDDGVGMTPQQVERLGTPFYSTKDKGTGIGLTISFQIIELLQGKIEVTSEVGKGSIFTIKLPMETSENS; encoded by the coding sequence ATGTTTGAAAATGTTGGGCATGTTTTATATCATGTTTTAATTATTTTGTTTCCAATTTTATTTTATTATCAGTTTTTAAATAAAGGCGCATTGGTCTTAACAAAAAAAATTAATTATAGATTTTTGTTTATTATGTTGGTCATGGTCATTTGTACGATGTCTTTTCCAATCGAAGTAACAGAGGGTTCTAATTATGATCAAAAGCTGATACCTGTCATTTTGTCATTTTTGTATGGTGGATTAGTAACAGGGGCTATCGTCGTGGTGTCCATGCTTTATTATTTATACATAATCGGTGACAGCAATATAATGGTTATGGTGATAAATTACTTTATTCTATCAGCAATCCTGTTGATATTCCGGAATAGATACTCAAGTTTAAGCTTAAACAAGAAAGTTTCTATCGTTTCCTTCTTATTTTTGTTGATAACTTCAACCAGGGCTATCCGATTATTTTACCTGAATGAGGAGAAGGAGATTTTCTTAAATGTGCTTGTTTCCATCATAACCTGGATTTCTTTAGTAACGGCTATTATGATTATTGAAAATTTGAATATGCAGATGCAATTGCAGCATGAATTGCAACGTTCAGAGAAGCTTAAAGTGGTAAGTGAGCTTGCAGCATCGGTGGCACATGAAGTCAGGAATCCAATGACATCTACACGTGGCTTTCTTCAGTTGATGAGTCAAGATGATAATTTAAATGGTTCCCAAAAAAGATATATTGATATCTCGATTGAGGAGTTAGACCGGGCACAATCCATTATTCAGGACTATCTTTCACTGGCCAAGCCCAATAAATTGGGGATGGACAGAATCAATGTATCCAAGGAGTTGGAGCAGGTCGTCCAGCTCATGTCCACCTATACGACTCTTAATAACACGAGCATTCGTCATGAGATAGAAGATGAATTGTATATTAAGGCAAATAAAGATGAAATGAAGCAGGTACTGATTAACTTGATCAAAAACGGTATTGAAGCTATTGATAAGGATGGAACGGTGACGGTTAAGGCTTCTAGCAGGAGAGGTATGGTTTTAATAGAGGTCATGGATGATGGTGTGGGGATGACGCCGCAACAGGTGGAAAGATTGGGAACACCTTTTTATTCTACTAAGGATAAGGGGACCGGCATTGGTTTGACGATCTCTTTTCAAATTATTGAATTGTTGCAAGGGAAAATTGAAGTCACAAGTGAGGTAGGAAAAGGAAGCATTTTTACTATTAAGTTACCAATGGAAACTAGTGAAAACAGCTAG
- a CDS encoding DMT family transporter → MAKAYSLLLFCVLVWGSNFVIGKLLLESFSPGFTTFARFLAIVLALYIYGKWKGISFYFPKLTKKDLLVFVLLSTVGVFINQWSFFIGLQHADSTSAAVILAMTPLITCILAAIFLHEVFTKNMAIGLIVAAIGGFIVVGSGYDGTFLKVEKGLWWIAITMVTFSLLIILTRLLSKRMETFPLTFHSNVLAFIISIPFAVLEQEKTITAAPGAWVLLIVTAIIVHGFCNLIWNKQIKYINASKASTLTNLEPFVAMILGFFLLSKPILITQVIGAIFIVCGVILSNKKRSRRYAIT, encoded by the coding sequence ATGGCAAAAGCATATAGTTTATTATTGTTTTGTGTTCTGGTCTGGGGAAGTAACTTTGTAATCGGCAAGCTATTATTAGAAAGTTTTTCCCCTGGATTTACTACATTTGCTCGGTTCTTAGCCATTGTTCTTGCTTTGTATATATACGGGAAATGGAAAGGTATCTCTTTTTATTTTCCTAAATTAACCAAGAAGGATTTGCTTGTCTTTGTTTTGTTAAGTACTGTGGGGGTTTTTATTAATCAATGGAGCTTCTTTATAGGATTACAACATGCGGACTCCACATCTGCAGCAGTGATATTAGCCATGACACCCTTGATAACTTGTATTCTTGCTGCCATTTTCCTTCATGAAGTGTTTACAAAAAATATGGCTATCGGTTTGATAGTTGCTGCAATAGGAGGATTTATCGTGGTCGGAAGCGGGTATGATGGAACCTTTTTAAAGGTTGAAAAAGGATTATGGTGGATTGCAATAACTATGGTGACATTCTCTTTGTTGATTATACTAACAAGATTATTGTCTAAAAGAATGGAGACATTCCCCCTTACTTTTCACTCTAATGTACTGGCTTTCATCATTTCCATTCCATTTGCTGTATTAGAGCAGGAAAAGACGATAACTGCAGCTCCTGGAGCATGGGTTCTTTTAATAGTTACGGCAATTATTGTACATGGTTTCTGTAACCTTATCTGGAACAAGCAAATAAAGTATATAAATGCATCGAAAGCGTCAACCTTGACAAACTTAGAACCATTTGTAGCGATGATATTAGGTTTCTTTCTTCTTAGTAAACCCATACTGATCACTCAAGTAATAGGAGCCATCTTCATTGTTTGTGGTGTTATATTGTCTAACAAGAAGAGGAGCAGAAGATATGCAATTACTTAA
- a CDS encoding ABC transporter permease, giving the protein MDQPQPQTTAGVPVSIENTKSVRWKTFYKKLAKNKAAMAGAFIIIFVILMGIFAPLLATHDPNTTNVMNKLEGPSAENYLGTDDVGRDIFSRLLYGARVSLGIGFVSTLLGAIVGVTLGIVSGYYGRWIDSLIMRICDVLLAFPGILLALAIVSVLGASTQNVIIAVAFYAVPSFARIVRGSTLGVRKLEYIDAIKAMGAKDFRIIFKHILPNIMSPIIVQATLYIASAIITASALSFLGMGTRPPTAEWGAMLSQGRSYIAQAPHITLFPGLVILLVVIGFNLMGDGLRDALDPKAKK; this is encoded by the coding sequence ATGGATCAACCACAACCACAAACGACAGCAGGAGTTCCAGTTAGTATAGAAAATACGAAGTCGGTTCGTTGGAAAACATTCTATAAGAAACTGGCAAAAAATAAAGCTGCCATGGCAGGCGCCTTTATTATTATATTTGTTATTTTGATGGGTATATTTGCCCCATTACTTGCAACCCATGATCCGAATACAACCAATGTTATGAATAAGTTGGAAGGACCTTCTGCCGAAAATTACTTAGGAACAGATGATGTAGGGCGTGACATTTTCAGTCGTCTACTATACGGGGCAAGAGTTTCATTGGGAATCGGGTTTGTTTCTACTCTGTTAGGTGCGATTGTCGGGGTAACCCTTGGAATTGTATCTGGTTACTACGGTAGATGGATCGATTCTCTGATTATGAGAATTTGTGATGTATTATTGGCTTTCCCGGGAATCCTTCTTGCTTTGGCTATCGTAAGTGTTCTTGGCGCAAGCACACAGAACGTTATTATTGCTGTTGCTTTTTATGCAGTCCCGTCTTTTGCAAGGATTGTCCGCGGTTCAACTCTAGGTGTTCGGAAATTGGAATACATTGATGCAATTAAGGCAATGGGAGCAAAAGATTTCAGAATTATTTTCAAACACATTTTACCGAATATTATGTCACCAATTATTGTACAAGCAACGCTATATATTGCTTCTGCCATTATTACAGCGAGTGCCCTGTCCTTCTTAGGCATGGGAACAAGACCACCTACAGCAGAATGGGGTGCGATGTTGAGTCAAGGGCGTTCATATATTGCGCAGGCTCCTCATATTACACTATTCCCTGGACTTGTTATCTTGTTGGTGGTTATCGGATTCAACTTGATGGGTGACGGACTTCGAGATGCGTTAGATCCGAAAGCGAAAAAATAA